The Jannaschia sp. M317 DNA segment CCCCCGGAATGTGCGCGTCGCCGTAGTCCGCCAGCGGGTCGCGTCCAGCATCCGGCAAATACCAGGACGCATCCAGCACGCGCAGGTCGGGCGACGTCAGACGGGCGGCAAGCCAATCGGTCGATACCAGCGTCGCCGGATCGTCACCCTCGGGGATCGTCATCTCTGCCATTCGCGCCTCCTCCGTCATGCCGGGCCCACGCCACGGGGTGGCGGTCGCCCCCATCGGGGCGCGCCGTCGGATCGGGGCTTAGCCCCAAGGGCGCGCGGTGTCCATGAAAGGACGGCCCGAATCCATGCAAACAGGGTTGCCAGCGTGCCATCCGAGGCCTAAGAGGCGGCCTTCAACGCGGGCGGACACCCTTGGAGGCCGCCCCTCTTTACATATTGGAGAATTGACATGGCTGGTGAGATTCCGGATCTCGTAGCTCTGGCACGGACGGGGACAGGCAAGGGGGCCGCTCGTCAAGCACGCCGTGATGGCATGGTTCCTGGCGTCGTTTATGGCGGCGGCGCGGACCCGATGCCCATCCAGGTGCCGTTCAACGACCTGCTGAAGAAACTGCGCGCAGGCCGCTTCCGCGCGACCCTGTGGAACCTGAAGATCGAAGGCCAGGAAGACGTCCGCGTCATCTGCCGCGACGTTCAGCGCGACGTGGTCAAGGACCTGCCGACGCACCTGGACCTGATGCGCCTGCGCCGCACGTCCAAGGTGAACCTGTTCATCCCCGTGGAATTCGAAGGCGTCGACGGCTCGCCGGGCGACAAGAAGGGCGGCGTCCTGACGGTCGTGCGTCCCGAAGTGGAACTGCGCGTCACCGCCGGCGACATCCCCGAGAAGATCGTCGTAGATTGCTCGTCCATCGAGATCGGCGACACGATCACGATCTCTGCGGTCACGCTGCCGTCGGGTGCGACGTCGGTCATCGACCGTGACTTCGTTCTGGCCAACATGCAGGCCCCGTCGGGCCTGGCCTCGCAGTCGGACGACGACGAGGTGACCGAGACCGAAGTGATCAACCAGACCGACGACACCGTCGAAGGCTGATCCCTCCGGATTGCAATGCAGGGTGCCGCGACCAAGGGTTGCGGCGCCCTTTTTTGTGGCCCCTGTTCCGCCAGCCAAATCCTTCAAAGGATTTGGTCAAAGTCTTCGAAGACTTTGATCCCCGGTCGCGTTGTCGCC contains these protein-coding regions:
- a CDS encoding 50S ribosomal protein L25/general stress protein Ctc, with translation MAGEIPDLVALARTGTGKGAARQARRDGMVPGVVYGGGADPMPIQVPFNDLLKKLRAGRFRATLWNLKIEGQEDVRVICRDVQRDVVKDLPTHLDLMRLRRTSKVNLFIPVEFEGVDGSPGDKKGGVLTVVRPEVELRVTAGDIPEKIVVDCSSIEIGDTITISAVTLPSGATSVIDRDFVLANMQAPSGLASQSDDDEVTETEVINQTDDTVEG